A window of the Hevea brasiliensis isolate MT/VB/25A 57/8 chromosome 6, ASM3005281v1, whole genome shotgun sequence genome harbors these coding sequences:
- the LOC131180667 gene encoding uncharacterized protein LOC131180667 — translation MPLIRVKLKTKASRQKSYTDFYRREVVFQEGDMVLLEVSPVKGVIWFRMRGKLATRYIRPCKVLQRVEYVSYKLALPLEMERIHSVFHVSMLRKHVLDPNKVISKPNIEISEDLFYVNQLVQIVDTQIRKLRNKEIPKVKVL, via the coding sequence ATGCCCTTAATCAGGGTAAAATTGAAGACAAAAGCTAGCAGGCAGAAGAGCTATACAGATTTCTATAGAAGAGAAGTGGTTTTCCAAGAGGGGGATATGGTGCTTCTAGAGGTATCTCCAGTGAAGGGTGTCATCTGGTTTAGGATGAGAGGAAAACTAGCTACAAGGTATATTAGACCGTGCAAAGTGTTGCAAAGGGTCGAATATGTATCTTATAAGCTAGCCTTGCCACTCGAAATGGAGAGGATCCATTCGGTGTTTCATGTCTCTATGTTGCGAAAGCATGTATTAGATCCGAACAAGGTTATAAGTAAACCAAACATAGAAATTTCAGAGGATCTTTTTTATGTCAACCAACTAGTACAGATTGTGGATACACAGATAAGAAAGCTCAGGAATAAAGAGATACCTAAGGTCAAAGTCCTTTGA